In Nostoc sp. CENA543, a single genomic region encodes these proteins:
- a CDS encoding TOMM precursor leader peptide-binding protein produces MKPKFKECFHVEVCPPRTVFLLSEKGHFVLNGYLYCLLAPLLTGVHTVAEIAAHLEGKAKIDEITYGLEQLERKGYITNTDSLPPAESAFWELLNRNTEIVDQRLRSTKVSITTFGNVTGEVLETILASLNVGVADAGEFSVVLTDDYLQPGLADFNRKALQANRSWLLVKPIGGVIWIGPMFRPYQTGCWECLAQRLRINREVESFIQEQKQSNEPLSVARAALASTLQTGLNLIATEVAKWVTHPEHHSLEGTILTFDLINLNLQRHFVVRRPQCRCCGELMHLAHTQPQPLLLTDRKKQLVDDGGYRQYLPELAAAQYEHHISPITGIIKQLFQPFPYNELVHAYVAEHCLPIASKELKDLGKAARPKSFGKGKTAAQAKMSAVGEAIERYSGTYTGEEITIKATYAQLGELAIHPHDLMQYSADQYRDRQIWNQQHHIIQWVADPFNASEVIDWTPIWSLTQQKFKYIPTAYCYYGYPLAENHCFCYADTNGTSAGTCQEEAILQGFMELVERDAVAMWWYNRISRPAVNLQSFAEPYLNHLQTYYQIYGRDFWVLDITTDFNIPTFAAISRKVNHQPEDILFGFGTHFDAKIALLRAVTEMNQMVFLSQGANPHASAKFTRPDMQNWCMTATLENQPYLAPNQSLAAKTYADYTPYCSDNLLTDVLACVDLAARQGLEMLVLDQTQPDIGMSVVKVVVPGLRHFWAQFAPGRLYDVPVKLGWLKTPLPESELNPIPMFI; encoded by the coding sequence ATGAAGCCAAAGTTTAAAGAGTGCTTTCATGTGGAAGTCTGTCCCCCTCGCACTGTCTTCTTACTAAGTGAAAAGGGACATTTTGTACTGAACGGGTATTTGTACTGTCTTTTAGCACCTCTACTCACAGGCGTGCATACAGTAGCAGAAATAGCTGCCCATCTTGAGGGTAAAGCGAAGATTGATGAAATTACTTATGGTTTAGAACAGTTAGAACGGAAAGGCTATATTACTAATACAGATAGCTTACCACCTGCTGAGTCTGCTTTTTGGGAATTGCTCAACCGCAATACGGAGATAGTTGATCAACGCCTGCGGTCAACTAAAGTTAGTATTACGACATTTGGTAACGTGACTGGGGAAGTCTTAGAAACCATACTTGCATCCCTCAATGTTGGAGTTGCTGATGCGGGGGAATTTAGTGTTGTACTGACAGATGATTATTTGCAACCAGGGTTAGCAGACTTCAACCGTAAGGCTTTACAAGCAAATCGTTCTTGGTTATTAGTAAAACCTATAGGTGGCGTGATTTGGATTGGCCCGATGTTTCGTCCTTATCAGACGGGATGCTGGGAATGTCTCGCGCAACGACTGCGAATTAATCGTGAAGTTGAGTCTTTTATTCAAGAACAAAAACAAAGCAACGAACCTTTATCGGTAGCGCGCGCGGCTTTAGCCTCTACTTTACAGACAGGACTGAATTTGATAGCGACAGAGGTGGCTAAATGGGTGACTCATCCAGAACACCATTCTCTGGAAGGTACTATTCTCACTTTTGATTTAATCAATCTCAATTTACAACGTCATTTTGTCGTGCGTCGTCCCCAGTGTCGTTGTTGTGGTGAATTGATGCACTTGGCGCATACACAACCGCAACCATTGCTATTAACTGACAGGAAGAAGCAGTTAGTTGATGATGGTGGATATCGGCAATATTTACCTGAGTTAGCGGCGGCACAGTATGAACATCATATCAGCCCCATTACTGGGATTATTAAGCAATTATTTCAACCATTTCCCTATAATGAGCTAGTCCACGCCTATGTTGCAGAACATTGTTTACCTATAGCTAGTAAGGAATTAAAAGATTTAGGTAAGGCGGCGCGTCCTAAAAGTTTTGGCAAGGGTAAAACGGCAGCACAGGCAAAAATGAGTGCTGTGGGAGAAGCCATAGAACGCTACTCAGGTACTTACACAGGGGAAGAAATCACCATCAAAGCCACCTATGCCCAGTTGGGAGAATTAGCAATTCATCCCCATGACTTAATGCAGTATAGTGCAGATCAGTACCGCGATCGCCAGATTTGGAATCAGCAACACCATATTATTCAATGGGTTGCAGATCCCTTTAATGCCAGTGAAGTGATTGATTGGACACCTATTTGGTCACTAACTCAGCAAAAATTTAAATACATTCCTACAGCCTATTGTTATTATGGCTATCCTCTGGCGGAAAATCACTGCTTTTGTTATGCAGATACTAACGGCACATCTGCGGGTACTTGTCAAGAGGAAGCCATACTGCAAGGATTCATGGAATTGGTAGAAAGGGATGCGGTGGCGATGTGGTGGTATAATCGCATATCTCGACCGGCGGTGAATTTGCAGAGTTTTGCAGAACCCTATTTAAATCATCTGCAAACCTACTACCAAATTTACGGCAGAGATTTTTGGGTTTTAGATATCACAACTGATTTCAATATTCCTACTTTTGCTGCCATTTCCAGAAAAGTGAACCATCAACCGGAAGATATTCTCTTTGGTTTTGGGACTCATTTTGATGCCAAAATTGCCCTATTACGTGCCGTGACAGAAATGAATCAGATGGTATTTCTATCACAAGGTGCAAATCCCCATGCGTCAGCTAAGTTTACGCGTCCAGATATGCAGAATTGGTGTATGACTGCGACATTAGAAAATCAACCTTACTTAGCTCCCAATCAGAGTTTAGCAGCGAAAACCTATGCAGACTATACACCTTATTGTAGTGATAATCTGCTGACAGATGTTTTAGCCTGCGTTGATTTAGCAGCGCGACAAGGTTTAGAAATGTTGGTGTTAGACCAAACACAACCAGATATTGGGATGTCTGTAGTCAAGGTAGTTGTTCCTGGTTTGCGCCACTTTTGGGCGCAGTTTGCACCTGGTAGGCTTTATGATGTCCCCGTAAAGTTGGGTTGGTTAAAAACACCATTACCAGAAAGCGAACTGAACCCAATTCCGATGTTTATTTAA
- the hppD gene encoding 4-hydroxyphenylpyruvate dioxygenase yields the protein MKIDHVHFYVEDAKVWRDWFVNYLGFTSVASIHSFHTCTEAVKSGVVKFLLSSPLLPTSPVAEFLRQHPPGVADIAFAVPDVEEAIAHAEINGATVLQSVEERHVGNSTYKCSKIAAWGGLTHTLIASPPEIHPTAPHQLITGIDHIVLNVAAGELERVVHWYEKIFGFQPRQSFKIQTARSALYSQVMVSPQGGVQLPVNEPASPNSQIQEFLDFNRGAGIQHIALKTANLIQAIAQFRQRGLSLLSVPQTYYKQLQNRPGLPLSPVELTAIAQQEILVDWQQDSDQGVLLQIFTHPIFGQPTFFFEFIERRSQAQGFGEGNFRALFEAIESEQIKRGTLG from the coding sequence ATGAAAATTGATCACGTACACTTTTATGTAGAAGATGCCAAAGTCTGGCGAGATTGGTTTGTCAACTACCTGGGGTTCACATCAGTAGCTAGTATCCATTCTTTCCACACTTGCACAGAAGCGGTAAAAAGTGGTGTGGTCAAGTTTTTGCTGTCTTCGCCATTATTACCTACTAGTCCAGTTGCTGAATTTTTGCGTCAACACCCTCCTGGTGTAGCAGATATTGCCTTTGCAGTTCCAGATGTGGAAGAAGCGATCGCCCATGCGGAAATTAACGGTGCTACAGTCTTACAATCTGTTGAGGAACGCCACGTAGGTAATTCAACTTACAAATGCAGCAAAATCGCCGCTTGGGGTGGTTTGACTCATACCTTAATTGCTAGTCCTCCAGAAATCCATCCCACTGCACCCCATCAACTCATTACTGGCATCGATCATATAGTTTTGAATGTCGCCGCAGGTGAGTTAGAACGAGTCGTGCATTGGTATGAAAAAATTTTTGGTTTTCAACCCCGTCAAAGCTTTAAAATTCAAACTGCGCGTTCGGCTTTGTACAGTCAAGTTATGGTTTCTCCCCAAGGTGGCGTACAGTTACCCGTGAATGAACCAGCCTCCCCCAATTCCCAAATTCAAGAGTTTTTAGATTTTAATCGCGGTGCGGGAATTCAGCACATCGCCCTCAAAACAGCCAATCTTATCCAAGCGATCGCCCAATTTCGTCAGCGTGGTTTATCATTACTCTCAGTCCCCCAAACCTATTACAAACAACTCCAAAATCGCCCAGGACTACCCCTATCACCTGTAGAATTAACAGCGATCGCACAACAAGAAATTCTAGTAGACTGGCAGCAAGATTCTGATCAAGGAGTGTTACTGCAAATTTTCACTCACCCCATCTTCGGACAACCAACCTTTTTCTTTGAATTTATTGAACGTCGTTCTCAAGCACAAGGCTTCGGAGAAGGCAATTTTCGCGCTTTATTTGAAGCTATCGAAAGTGAACAAATTAAGCGGGGGACTTTGGGGTAA
- a CDS encoding NYN domain-containing protein — translation MTETSQPQNLHGGLSGIFLEEIIRSFLDSGYLESPAVWEFVQRIQQQIQQKSTSETSGIAVLLLDVENLKINAELENFLASVGKYPLQVKIGFANWKNTSLGKQDVDLYERGYQLVHVPDGKDGADAKMMTVGANILSYYPHAREIFVCSGDGILNHLCNALQNQGLIVYWVRRQGQNLHIENRNTGKYIFYSLSSSSEIPSLADVVHKIESLIKSEQESIEAKLNNLVAIAHLFQERCHLELQYEQPAKEEKKLPPDNYTQTTTPTTKASPQEINSQTELEKILLEIIANYTKSAQDKLSVSKLSTELQRKCGQSPNAIIKKLKLGSSFIKFLQSSSLFTLNFDGKEYEITNSQNQPLGCVNL, via the coding sequence ATGACAGAAACATCTCAACCACAAAATCTTCATGGTGGTTTGAGTGGCATTTTCTTGGAAGAAATAATCCGGAGTTTCTTAGATAGTGGTTATTTAGAATCTCCGGCTGTCTGGGAATTTGTGCAGAGAATTCAGCAGCAAATTCAACAGAAATCAACTTCAGAAACATCAGGCATAGCTGTATTATTATTGGATGTGGAGAACTTGAAAATTAATGCTGAACTTGAAAATTTTCTAGCTAGTGTAGGCAAATATCCTCTCCAAGTCAAAATAGGCTTTGCTAACTGGAAAAATACTAGTCTGGGCAAGCAAGATGTGGATTTATATGAACGTGGTTATCAACTTGTTCATGTACCTGATGGCAAAGATGGTGCAGATGCGAAAATGATGACTGTAGGTGCAAATATTTTAAGTTATTACCCTCATGCTAGGGAAATATTTGTCTGTTCTGGAGATGGTATTTTAAATCATTTATGTAATGCCCTGCAAAATCAGGGTTTGATAGTGTATTGGGTACGCAGACAAGGTCAGAATTTACATATAGAAAATCGCAATACTGGAAAATATATTTTCTATTCTCTGTCGTCATCTAGTGAAATTCCTTCCTTGGCAGATGTGGTACATAAAATAGAAAGCCTGATTAAATCTGAGCAAGAATCTATTGAGGCGAAACTAAATAATCTGGTGGCGATCGCCCATCTATTTCAAGAGCGATGTCATTTAGAATTGCAGTATGAACAACCAGCTAAAGAAGAAAAGAAATTACCACCAGATAACTACACCCAGACAACTACACCAACTACAAAAGCTTCACCTCAAGAAATTAACTCCCAAACAGAGTTAGAAAAAATACTGCTAGAAATTATTGCCAATTATACCAAATCTGCTCAAGATAAATTATCTGTATCTAAACTCAGCACCGAATTACAAAGAAAATGTGGGCAATCTCCGAATGCAATTATCAAAAAGTTAAAACTTGGTTCTAGTTTTATCAAGTTTTTGCAGTCATCATCCCTATTCACCTTGAATTTCGACGGTAAAGAGTATGAAATCACTAATTCTCAAAATCAGCCTTTAGGATGTGTCAATTTATAG
- a CDS encoding cytochrome b/b6 domain-containing protein, whose translation MTTTIPPKIRKLPTQALGAKIFHTINIVSLFLMVTSGLQIYNANPVFGGRAGLHIPPIFTLGGWLAGGRHWHFAAMWLFSLNLLWYGIYVLITRRWRHRFVGVNDIKALQKTQNPKRLFYAWHRIVYTSIIPILLLALFTGIGMYKPAQFPAIVDMFGGWQGLRIVHFISVPMVVIFTIIHSFLGKKAGGEELTSSMFWQ comes from the coding sequence ATGACTACGACGATTCCCCCTAAGATAAGAAAATTACCCACACAAGCACTAGGGGCTAAAATTTTCCACACTATCAACATCGTTAGCTTATTTTTAATGGTCACAAGTGGACTGCAAATTTACAACGCTAACCCTGTGTTTGGTGGACGTGCGGGTTTACACATACCACCCATATTTACACTAGGGGGTTGGTTAGCTGGTGGTAGACATTGGCATTTTGCAGCTATGTGGTTATTTTCCCTAAATCTTTTATGGTATGGCATCTATGTTTTAATTACTCGACGCTGGCGACATCGATTTGTTGGTGTTAACGACATCAAAGCCTTACAAAAAACTCAAAATCCTAAGCGTTTATTTTATGCTTGGCATCGCATTGTTTACACCTCCATTATTCCGATTTTGCTATTGGCATTATTTACCGGCATAGGAATGTATAAACCTGCTCAATTTCCTGCTATTGTTGATATGTTTGGAGGGTGGCAAGGATTGAGAATTGTCCATTTTATCTCTGTGCCGATGGTAGTTATATTTACTATTATTCATTCATTTTTAGGAAAAAAAGCTGGAGGAGAAGAACTGACATCATCAATGTTTTGGCAGTAG
- a CDS encoding molybdopterin-dependent oxidoreductase, whose translation MNLIRLNRPQLTRRGFLKISGISSMSFLLGGCGTPTFEDLIGTLSEPLNQKVEKLIFQPQKPIPEFAPSAIQPEALIVNSFRGTPIIDIEKYRLIIDGEVEQPLSLSMAEIQSLPLTSMIIRHVCVEGWAAIVQWGGIRLREIIALSRPKSNVRYAYFKSADGYYESWDIASVVHPQTLLAYEKNGQPLPVENGAPLRLASPIKLGYKQSKWVTQITLTSHLTNFRGYWEDLGYEWFAGI comes from the coding sequence ATGAATTTAATTCGTTTAAATCGTCCTCAATTAACCCGTCGGGGATTTCTGAAGATTTCAGGAATTTCCAGTATGAGTTTTTTGCTTGGTGGTTGTGGTACACCAACATTTGAAGATTTAATTGGTACTTTATCAGAACCACTAAATCAAAAAGTCGAGAAGCTAATATTTCAACCACAAAAGCCAATACCAGAGTTTGCACCTAGCGCAATTCAACCGGAAGCATTAATAGTTAATAGTTTTCGTGGTACACCGATTATTGATATAGAAAAATATCGGTTAATTATAGATGGTGAAGTAGAACAGCCATTAAGTTTGAGCATGGCTGAAATTCAGAGTTTGCCCTTAACTTCCATGATTATACGTCATGTTTGTGTAGAAGGCTGGGCTGCGATCGTGCAGTGGGGAGGTATACGTTTAAGAGAAATTATTGCACTATCCCGTCCTAAAAGTAATGTCAGGTATGCTTATTTTAAATCTGCTGATGGTTATTACGAAAGTTGGGATATCGCTTCAGTTGTACATCCCCAAACACTATTAGCCTATGAAAAAAATGGTCAACCTTTACCAGTAGAAAATGGCGCGCCTTTACGTCTAGCCTCACCAATTAAACTTGGTTACAAGCAAAGTAAATGGGTAACTCAAATTACTCTCACCAGTCATTTAACCAATTTTCGAGGCTACTGGGAAGATTTGGGTTATGAATGGTTTGCGGGTATTTAG
- a CDS encoding bifunctional orotidine-5'-phosphate decarboxylase/orotate phosphoribosyltransferase, translating to MIFSDKLQTVISQNQSLLFVGLDPNIEMMPARYESQNIIDGLWQWLQLIISETADFVCAYKPTLGFYEALGIPGLELLQKTLAAIPHHIPIILDAKHSDLNTSTIFARTVFTEWQVDAITLTPYTGQDHVAPFLVYPDKAVFILCCTSNPGAEALQQYPTPESPLYLQVAKESRNWGTPEQLGLEVGTTNAEILSQIRAVAPERIIMARSVWGEGSNLNNMLAAGLDSNRNGLLIPVPQDMLGAGNLSEKIQALRTEINQMRTQVIQNDSNCAVWFSDVIVPNQHPYQDLILQLYDIGCIMFGNYVQASGATFPYYIDLRKIISNPQVFNQVLSGYEEILRNLHFDRLAGIPYGSLPTATGLSLRLHCPMIFPRKEVKAHGTRRLIEGNFHPGETVAIVDDILISGKSVMEGAEKLKSAGLNVHDIVVFIDHEQGVKERLSANGYCGHAVLKISEITNILHQCGKIDDEQFSALSDL from the coding sequence ATGATTTTTTCTGATAAATTACAAACGGTTATTTCGCAAAATCAAAGCTTACTCTTTGTCGGACTTGACCCTAATATAGAGATGATGCCGGCTAGGTATGAGTCTCAAAATATTATTGATGGTTTATGGCAATGGCTACAACTTATCATCTCTGAAACTGCTGATTTTGTCTGTGCTTATAAACCAACATTGGGTTTTTACGAAGCTTTGGGAATTCCTGGTTTAGAATTACTACAAAAAACTTTAGCAGCTATTCCCCATCACATCCCGATTATTTTGGATGCTAAACATAGTGATTTAAATACTAGCACTATCTTTGCTCGCACAGTATTTACAGAATGGCAAGTTGATGCAATTACCCTCACTCCCTATACAGGACAGGATCATGTAGCTCCTTTTCTGGTTTATCCTGATAAAGCTGTCTTTATTTTGTGTTGTACTTCTAACCCAGGTGCAGAAGCTTTACAACAATATCCTACACCAGAATCACCCCTTTATTTACAGGTAGCAAAAGAATCTAGAAATTGGGGAACTCCTGAACAATTGGGTTTAGAAGTAGGAACTACCAATGCTGAGATTTTGTCTCAAATTCGTGCTGTCGCGCCGGAACGGATAATTATGGCGCGTAGTGTATGGGGTGAGGGAAGTAATTTAAATAATATGCTCGCGGCTGGGTTAGATAGTAATAGAAATGGACTATTAATTCCTGTCCCTCAAGATATGTTGGGTGCAGGAAATTTATCTGAGAAAATTCAGGCGTTACGTACAGAAATCAATCAGATGAGGACGCAGGTAATTCAAAATGATTCTAACTGCGCTGTTTGGTTTTCAGATGTTATTGTTCCGAATCAGCATCCTTATCAAGATTTAATTTTGCAACTTTATGATATCGGTTGCATTATGTTTGGCAATTATGTTCAAGCATCAGGCGCGACTTTTCCTTATTATATTGATTTACGCAAGATTATTTCTAATCCTCAAGTATTTAATCAAGTTCTCAGTGGTTATGAAGAAATTCTGAGGAATTTGCATTTTGATCGATTAGCAGGTATCCCCTATGGTTCTTTACCTACGGCTACAGGCTTATCTTTACGTTTGCATTGTCCTATGATCTTTCCTCGGAAGGAGGTAAAAGCACACGGAACTCGGAGATTAATTGAAGGTAATTTTCATCCAGGAGAAACTGTAGCTATTGTTGATGATATTCTCATCAGTGGTAAAAGTGTCATGGAAGGGGCAGAAAAGTTAAAATCTGCCGGCTTAAATGTGCATGATATTGTGGTTTTTATTGACCATGAACAAGGAGTAAAAGAACGGTTATCAGCCAATGGCTATTGTGGTCACGCGGTGTTAAAGATTTCCGAAATTACAAATATCCTGCATCAATGTGGGAAGATTGATGATGAGCAATTTTCGGCTTTGAGTGATTTATAG
- a CDS encoding AI-2E family transporter: protein MNISLNQLIKWLIITLLFPLVFLNIWLVGKFFHYFQPLVTILVLAALLAFILNYPVSLLQQRGMKRNYAVGLVFFVTLLILVAVGIILLPIALEQLNEIVRMLPQWIDSTQAKIQNLNDLFISERLHIDLSQILTKITDKIPDELEYLSDKFVTIVIDTIDSLSEALITVVLAFYFLLDGSRIWDSIWHKLPGNSLKKVGDSIQKNLQNYLLGQGTLALLIGTCQTLMFLAFQVQFGLLFGLGIGVFSLIPFGDLVSLSVITLVIVSYDFWLAVKVLVVAIIIDQIIDQAIAPRLLGSLTGVKPVWVLISLLVGTYVGGLLGLLVAVPAAGLIKDIIDGWDSLSSQKEDKGQGAGGKGETP from the coding sequence ATGAATATTTCGCTGAATCAATTAATTAAGTGGTTAATTATAACTCTGTTATTTCCGCTAGTGTTTCTGAATATTTGGTTGGTTGGTAAATTTTTTCACTATTTCCAGCCTTTAGTAACAATTTTGGTATTGGCGGCTTTACTGGCATTTATTTTAAACTATCCTGTTTCCCTCCTTCAGCAAAGGGGAATGAAGCGTAACTACGCTGTGGGATTAGTATTTTTTGTCACTTTACTAATATTAGTAGCTGTAGGGATTATCTTATTGCCCATCGCATTAGAACAGTTGAATGAGATAGTGAGAATGCTACCTCAATGGATAGACTCTACCCAAGCAAAAATCCAGAATTTAAATGATTTATTTATTAGTGAAAGACTGCATATTGATTTAAGTCAAATCTTGACAAAAATCACTGATAAAATTCCAGATGAATTAGAATATCTTTCTGATAAGTTTGTCACTATAGTGATAGATACTATTGATAGTTTATCTGAAGCTTTAATTACAGTAGTTCTGGCTTTCTACTTTTTATTAGATGGGTCAAGGATTTGGGATAGTATTTGGCATAAGTTACCTGGTAATTCTCTTAAAAAAGTCGGAGATTCAATCCAGAAAAATCTGCAAAATTATTTACTGGGACAGGGGACTCTAGCTTTGTTGATAGGTACTTGTCAAACACTGATGTTTCTGGCTTTTCAAGTGCAGTTTGGGTTACTTTTTGGTTTAGGAATTGGTGTTTTTAGTTTGATTCCCTTCGGTGATCTTGTCAGCCTGAGTGTGATTACTTTAGTGATTGTGTCTTATGATTTTTGGTTGGCTGTGAAGGTGTTAGTAGTAGCTATTATTATCGACCAAATCATTGACCAAGCGATCGCACCCCGTCTTTTAGGTAGTTTAACGGGGGTAAAACCTGTGTGGGTGCTAATTTCCTTGCTTGTTGGTACTTATGTTGGCGGTTTGTTAGGCTTATTGGTGGCTGTACCTGCGGCGGGTTTAATCAAAGATATTATTGATGGTTGGGATTCTCTGTCTAGTCAAAAAGAGGACAAGGGGCAGGGGGCAGGGGGCAAGGGAGAAACCCCATAA
- a CDS encoding FAD-dependent oxidoreductase, producing the protein MRAQNLVLVGGGHSHAIVLKLWGMQPLAGVNLTLITPTSTTPYSGMLPGHIAGFYSREEFYINLQKLTEFAQAKLYLDQVVDIDLQNHRVICAERPPVNFDLLSIDIGSTPATISVSGAAEYATPAKPVDKLLENWYQLLANVSQNPQKAVTIGIVGGGAGGVELALSMQAHLQRILQQAQQPQQNLAIHLLQRHSQLMPHHHPSVQYQVQQVLSERGVKLHLGETVSQIAPSLKKTAALVVRCESGLELECEQVFWVTQASAPQWLKSTGLTTDEHGFILVKDTLQSLSHPEVFAAGDIATMKDHPRPKAGVFAVRQGKPLFENLRRMVLGQPLQPYKPQQQYLSLIGTGDKRAIATKGCLTLPPHQLLWWWKDKIDRRFMNNWGMVAKN; encoded by the coding sequence ATGCGCGCCCAAAATTTAGTATTAGTTGGTGGTGGTCATAGTCATGCTATTGTCCTCAAGCTATGGGGAATGCAACCCTTAGCGGGAGTGAATTTGACTTTAATTACACCCACATCAACCACACCCTATTCGGGAATGTTACCAGGACATATTGCCGGATTTTATAGCCGCGAAGAATTTTACATTAACTTACAAAAATTAACTGAATTCGCTCAAGCAAAATTATATTTAGATCAAGTCGTAGACATTGATTTACAAAATCACCGAGTAATTTGTGCTGAACGTCCGCCTGTCAATTTTGATCTATTATCTATTGATATTGGCAGCACCCCTGCCACAATATCCGTATCAGGTGCAGCAGAATATGCCACTCCCGCTAAACCAGTAGATAAATTATTAGAAAATTGGTATCAATTATTAGCAAATGTCTCTCAAAATCCCCAAAAAGCAGTTACTATAGGGATTGTTGGTGGCGGTGCTGGTGGTGTGGAATTAGCTTTATCTATGCAAGCACATTTGCAGCGTATTTTACAACAAGCGCAACAACCGCAGCAAAATTTAGCCATCCATTTATTGCAACGTCACTCTCAACTCATGCCACATCATCACCCATCTGTACAATATCAAGTACAGCAGGTCTTAAGCGAGCGTGGTGTGAAATTACATCTAGGGGAAACCGTATCGCAAATTGCACCATCCCTGAAAAAAACAGCAGCATTGGTAGTCAGGTGTGAGTCTGGGTTGGAGTTAGAATGCGAACAAGTCTTTTGGGTAACACAAGCATCCGCACCCCAATGGCTAAAATCCACGGGATTAACCACCGATGAACATGGCTTTATTTTAGTAAAAGATACATTGCAATCTCTCAGCCATCCAGAGGTATTTGCTGCCGGTGATATTGCGACGATGAAGGATCATCCCCGACCGAAAGCGGGGGTATTTGCTGTGCGACAAGGAAAGCCATTATTTGAAAACTTGCGACGTATGGTATTGGGTCAACCACTCCAACCCTACAAACCACAGCAACAATATCTCAGTTTAATAGGTACGGGAGACAAAAGAGCGATCGCCACCAAAGGTTGTTTAACTCTACCACCGCATCAACTACTGTGGTGGTGGAAAGATAAAATTGACCGTCGTTTTATGAATAACTGGGGAATGGTGGCTAAAAATTAG
- a CDS encoding pentapeptide repeat-containing protein yields the protein MSDFSIGEPAYNRYIYHYSNSYSIEKIARYPFLLNVLLMLNIIIDFYHQSTKTFIHNQLSILNIIQNIDFPQNISPDVIRQKCHLVVQYWQQQKTVELLATVTQLENLACHYPQYSWVILEFLSDFVRQHTKVNTSPTYKIRAEIQAILTVITQIHRQPEIENAQLDLSHCDLRGANLQRANLEWANLYHVNLAGANLSQANLSGAILSAANLSGANLANANLSGAILSAANFSQANLTSANLYQANLYLANLQQANLHETILDKANLREAKFT from the coding sequence ATGAGTGATTTTTCTATTGGTGAACCTGCATATAATCGTTATATCTACCACTACTCAAATTCTTATAGTATAGAGAAAATAGCACGATATCCTTTTTTGCTAAATGTATTACTGATGTTGAACATAATTATTGATTTTTATCATCAATCCACCAAGACATTTATCCATAATCAATTGTCTATATTAAACATCATTCAAAATATAGATTTTCCACAAAATATTTCTCCTGATGTCATTAGACAAAAGTGTCATTTAGTGGTTCAGTATTGGCAACAGCAAAAAACTGTAGAATTGCTGGCAACCGTCACTCAATTAGAAAACTTAGCGTGCCATTATCCCCAATATTCTTGGGTAATTCTGGAGTTTCTCAGTGATTTTGTGCGACAGCATACAAAGGTAAATACTAGCCCTACATATAAAATTAGGGCAGAGATTCAGGCAATTTTAACTGTCATTACTCAAATCCATCGCCAACCAGAAATAGAGAATGCACAACTAGATTTAAGTCATTGTGATTTGCGGGGTGCAAATCTTCAAAGAGCTAACTTAGAGTGGGCAAACTTATATCATGTAAATTTGGCTGGTGCAAACTTAAGTCAAGCTAATCTTTCTGGTGCCATTTTGAGTGCAGCTAACCTAAGCGGTGCAAATCTAGCCAATGCCAACCTTTCTGGTGCCATTTTGAGTGCAGCTAACTTCAGTCAGGCTAATCTTACTAGTGCTAATTTATATCAGGCAAATCTCTATCTTGCCAATTTACAGCAGGCAAATTTGCATGAAACCATTCTAGATAAAGCAAATCTGCGAGAAGCCAAATTTACGTAA